In Desulfurobacteriaceae bacterium, the DNA window AAATAATTTCCCCTGAGAAAATGATACCTTCTGTTTCACAAGGTATCTTGGGAATTGAAGGAAGATGCGAAGATGAAGAAATAGAAAAGATTGTTAGAGAAGCTATAAACTCTTTTGAGTCAGAAATAGCAGCAACTGTAGAAAGAGCATTCCTAAGAACAGTTGAAGGAGGATGTCAAGTTCCTCTTGGCTGTTATGCCGTTGTTGTAGAAAATAGAGTTCATGTCAGAGCTTTCATTTCAGACCTTGAAGGAAAGTTCTTCTATAAGGAAGAAGGAGTATTTGAAGTTAATAGTTTAGAAGAGGCAGACTCTGTAGGAGTAGGAGTAGCTCAGAGACTTCTAGATGCTGGTGGAAAAAAGCTTCTCGACGAACTTATGAAGTGCCAATGAGAGTTTTCATTTCAAGTAGTTTAAGTGAAGAGCTTTTAAAACAACTTGAGAACAAAGGATTTGAGGTAGTTGCTTTTCCTCTAATTGAAACAAAACCTATTCCTTTCTCAAAAGAGGAAGTAATTGATTTTTCTCCAGATTTTATCATTATCTCAAGTAAAAACGGCGTAAAACACTTTTTTTCAGTAGTTCCAAAAGAGGAGACAAAAAAAGCTACCTTTATAGCGGTAGGATCTTCTACAGCCGAAAAGCTAAAAAGAATAGGGATTTCCCCTCTAATTCCCCAAAACTTTAGTGGAGAAGGCGTTGTTGAACTTTTAAAAGAACTTGGTTTAAAAGAACTAAAGAACAAAAAATTTTTAATTGTTAGACCCAAAGTAGCAAGGAAGGTGGTTTCTGAATTTTTAGAATCTCAGGGTTTTAGGGTTAAAGAGATTGTAGTTTACGAAACTGTCATAGATGAAAATGTAAGAGATAAACTTAACATGGAAATAGAAAAAGGTTTTGACCTTTTTGCTTTTACCAGTCCCTCAAATCTTAAAGCTTTTTTAGAACTTACAGGAGAAAAAGGAAAGGAAGCCTTAAACTCTTCAAAATTGATCCCAATTGGACATGTTACCCAAAAAGCGATAGAAAAAGCTGGCTTTCCAGTTTTTAAGCTTCCAGAGGAGTATACTCTTAACGGTATTGTGGACTTAATTCTCAAAACGTTCAGATAGGAGGACATAATGCTTACGGGAAAATTTCCAGAGCTTAGATTAAGGCGTCTTAGAAGAAATGAAAACCTCAGAAGGATGATAAGAGAAACAGAACTTTCTGTTAACGATTTCATATATCCAATATTTGTCGTTGAAGGTGAAGGAGTAAAGGAAGAAATACCATCAATGCCTGGACAGTTTAGGTACTCAATAGATAGGCTTCCTGAGGAAGTAAACGAGGTCAAAGAGCTTGGAATTCCTGCCGTT includes these proteins:
- a CDS encoding uroporphyrinogen-III synthase; translated protein: MRVFISSSLSEELLKQLENKGFEVVAFPLIETKPIPFSKEEVIDFSPDFIIISSKNGVKHFFSVVPKEETKKATFIAVGSSTAEKLKRIGISPLIPQNFSGEGVVELLKELGLKELKNKKFLIVRPKVARKVVSEFLESQGFRVKEIVVYETVIDENVRDKLNMEIEKGFDLFAFTSPSNLKAFLELTGEKGKEALNSSKLIPIGHVTQKAIEKAGFPVFKLPEEYTLNGIVDLILKTFR